A genomic stretch from Lathyrus oleraceus cultivar Zhongwan6 chromosome 2, CAAS_Psat_ZW6_1.0, whole genome shotgun sequence includes:
- the LOC127120665 gene encoding uncharacterized protein LOC127120665: MKEMKLVWSPERAINSYIATVQAVSASQCQLSSESGVAELLSAMAAGWNAQLIVETWSRGGVIPTSIGLSIASRHTGGRHVCVVPDERSRSEYAKIMGGSGMSPEIMVGEPEEVMDGLVGIDFLVVDSRRKDFSRVLRLAKLSGKGAVLICKNANFISKMDSGYIWRSVVARGSRRLVRSVFLPVGKGLHMAHLSAAGGGENSVLAMKHKGNVIPKRWIKHVDQRSGDVHFIRK, from the coding sequence ATGAAAGAAATGAAACTAGTTTGGTCTCCAGAGAGAGCAATTAACTCATACATCGCTACAGTTCAAGCCGTAAGCGCCTCTCAGTGCCAGCTTTCCAGCGAATCCGGCGTGGCGGAGCTGCTATCCGCTATGGCGGCGGGATGGAACGCGCAGCTGATAGTGGAAACATGGTCACGTGGCGGAGTTATTCCAACCAGTATTGGTTTATCCATAGCGAGCCGTCACACAGGTGGAAGACACGTGTGCGTAGTTCCTGATGAACGGTCGAGATCAGAGTATGCAAAGATCATGGGAGGATCGGGTATGTCGCCGGAAATTATGGTTGGTGAACCGGAAGAAGTGATGGATGGTTTAGTCGGAATAGATTTCTTGGTCGTTGATTCTAGAAGAAAGGATTTTTCAAGAGTGTTGAGGTTAGCGAAGTTGAGTGGAAAAGGTGCTGTGTTGATATGTAAGAATGCCAATTTtatttctaagatggattctgGTTATATATGGAGGAGTGTGGTGGCGAGGGGATCGAGACGACTTGTTCGCTCGGTGTTTCTTCCGGTGGGGAAGGGACTTCATATGGCACACTTATCGGCTGCCGGTGGCGGTGAGAACTCTGTTTTGGCGATGAAGCATAAGGGAAATGTTATTCCTAAACGATGGATCAAACATGTTGATCAACGGTCAGGGGATGTTCACTTTATTAGAAAATGA
- the LOC127123859 gene encoding secreted RxLR effector protein 161-like: MYAQDILKRFKMSNCNAVVTPLEIGEKLRKESNDEFVSATLCKQIIESLRYLCNIKPDICQSVRLLSMFMEKPQECHLTTVKRVLRYIKGTIDHGVVMSRKNKNISTNVEVYGYTDSDYNGDQDEKKSIAGYIFMIRGAPILWSQESKTLWFCHLVKLSMWLHHMQHVKQHG, encoded by the coding sequence ATGTATGCCCAAGATATCTTGAAGAGGTTCAAGATGAGTAATTGTAATGCAGTTGTTACACCATTGGAGATTGGAGAAAAGTTGAGAAAGGAATCAAATGATGAGTTTGTAAGTGCAACATTGTGCAAACAAATCATTGAATCCTTGAGGTATCTTTGCAATATTAAGCCAGATATTTGTCAAAGTGTCAGATTGTTGAGCATGTTTATGGAGAAGCCTCAAGAATGTCATCTAACAACAGTCAAGAGAGTGCTAAGATACATCAAAGGTACGATTGATCATGGTGTGGTGATGTCGAGGAAAAATAAGAATATTAGTACAAATGTAGAGGTATATGGCTACACTGATTCAGATTACAATGGAGATCAAGACGAGAAGAAGAGTATTGCAGGCTACATATTCATGATCAGAGGTGCACCAATCTTATGGAGTCAAGAAAGTAAAACGCTGTGGTTTTGTCATCTTGTGAAGCTGAGTATGTGGTTGCATCATATGCagcatgtcaagcaacatggataG
- the LOC127120666 gene encoding uncharacterized protein LOC127120666 — MKTIHESQRSCSFTTPININPTPNSQSTLQLQTQQQTTTRKHKEKHNNSMKEMKLVWSPERATNSYIDTVQAVSTTQCHLSSESGVAELLSAMAAGWNAQLIVETWSRGGVIPSSLGLAIASRHTGGRHVCIVPDERSRLEYAKSMGEAGMSPEIMVGEPEEVMDGLIGIDFLVVDSRRKDFPRVLRLAKLSNKGAVLICKNANFISNMDSSYIWRSVVARGLRRLVRSVFLPVGKGIHMAHFSAAGGGGENSVSGGKHNRWIKHVDQRSGDVHFIRK, encoded by the coding sequence ATGAAGACGATTCACGAAAGTCAACGGTCTTGTTCCTTCACGACACCAATAAATATAAATCCAACACCTAATTCCCAGTCCACACTCCAACTACAAAcacaacaacaaacaacaacaagAAAACACAAAGAAAAACATAACAACAGCATGAAAGAAATGAAACTGGTATGGTCCCCAGAGAGAGCAACTAACTCATACATCGACACAGTTCAAGCTGTAAGCACCACTCAGTGCCACCTTTCCAGCGAATCCGGCGTGGCGGAGCTGCTATCCGCTATGGCGGCGGGGTGGAACGCGCAGCTGATAGTTGAAACATGGTCACGTGGCGGAGTTATTCCATCCAGTCTTGGTTTAGCTATAGCGAGCCGTCACACAGGTGGAAGACACGTGTGTATAGTTCCTGATGAGCGGTCGAGATTAGAGTATGCAAAAAGCATGGGAGAAGCGGGTATGTCGCCGGAGATTATGGTCGGGGAACCGGAGGAAGTGATGGATGGTTTAATCGGAATAGATTTTTTGGTTGTTGATTCTCGGAGGAAGGATTTTCCGAGAGTGTTGAGGTTAGCGAAGTTGAGTAATAAAGGTGCTGTGTTGATATGTAAGAATGCCAATTTTATTTCTAACATGGATTCGAGTTATATATGGCGGAGCGTGGTGGCGAGGGGATTGAGACGGCTGGTTCGTTCGGTGTTTCTTCCGGTGGGGAAGGGAATACATATGGCACACTTCTCGGCTGCCGGTGGTGGCGGTGA